In Streptomyces capitiformicae, one genomic interval encodes:
- a CDS encoding cupin domain-containing protein, which yields MSLLKTIDTNPSFAPRESGPLPERLISGDPTYKTWAQDAARGGTINTGVWEATPGETRSIKGETFEFCHILSGVIELTPEGGEPVVYKAGDSFVMKPGFVGVWKTIETVRKIYLTVS from the coding sequence ATGTCGCTCCTGAAGACCATCGATACCAATCCCTCCTTCGCACCCCGCGAGTCCGGCCCGCTGCCGGAGCGCCTGATTTCCGGCGACCCGACCTACAAGACCTGGGCCCAGGACGCCGCCCGCGGGGGAACGATCAATACGGGCGTCTGGGAAGCCACACCCGGCGAGACACGCTCGATCAAGGGCGAGACCTTCGAGTTCTGCCACATCCTTTCCGGCGTCATCGAACTCACGCCGGAAGGTGGCGAGCCGGTGGTCTACAAGGCAGGCGACAGCTTTGTCATGAAGCCGGGCTTCGTCGGTGTCTGGAAGACCATCGAAACCGTGCGCAAGATCTACCTGACCGTGTCGTGA
- a CDS encoding AAA family ATPase produces the protein MIVERAYAHLSSYDEDTWPWSVPCVRQLLNEGLRFTAPVTFLVGENGSGKSTLVEALAEGFGLDSYGGSHDWRYASPRGKSALGERMRFDAASRGRRMVTSWSARKGFFLRAETALDALNREGFSPDSVSHGEGFLAAFRGKFLHAGLYVLDEPEAALSFSSCLELIGHIDRLAKEGGQVICATHSPLLTALPGADIVEVGEHGIRRVAWRELGVVDHWRRYLANPHVYLRHIVEP, from the coding sequence GTGATTGTCGAACGCGCGTATGCCCACCTCTCCTCGTACGACGAGGACACCTGGCCCTGGTCCGTGCCCTGCGTCCGGCAGCTGCTCAACGAAGGGCTGCGCTTCACCGCACCGGTGACCTTTCTGGTCGGTGAGAACGGCTCGGGGAAGTCGACCCTGGTCGAGGCGCTGGCGGAGGGGTTCGGTCTGGACTCCTATGGCGGCTCCCACGACTGGCGCTACGCCTCCCCGCGTGGCAAGTCGGCGCTCGGCGAGCGGATGAGGTTCGACGCGGCCTCGCGCGGGCGCCGTATGGTCACCAGCTGGTCGGCCCGCAAGGGCTTCTTCCTGCGGGCCGAGACCGCGCTGGACGCCCTGAACAGGGAGGGGTTCTCGCCGGACTCGGTCAGCCACGGCGAGGGCTTTCTCGCGGCATTCCGCGGTAAGTTCCTACACGCCGGGCTCTATGTTCTCGACGAGCCGGAGGCGGCGCTCTCCTTCTCCTCGTGCCTCGAACTTATCGGGCACATCGACCGGTTGGCCAAGGAGGGCGGCCAGGTCATCTGTGCCACGCACTCACCCTTGCTGACTGCCCTGCCGGGCGCGGACATCGTCGAGGTCGGTGAACACGGCATACGGAGGGTCGCCTGGCGGGAGCTCGGCGTCGTGGATCACTGGCGCCGCTATCTCGCCAACCCGCACGTCTACCTGCGGCACATCGTCGAACCGTAG
- a CDS encoding peptidoglycan-binding domain-containing protein, translated as MVDFQKKHHLQVDGVIGPQTWRALLGTR; from the coding sequence GTGGTCGACTTCCAGAAGAAGCACCACTTGCAGGTCGACGGCGTCATCGGCCCGCAGACCTGGCGCGCCCTGCTCGGCACCCGCTGA